From the genome of Mesorhizobium japonicum MAFF 303099, one region includes:
- a CDS encoding TadG family pilus assembly protein has product MLQRAGKGISRLARSMAGDRKANFAVMTALSAPVALALAAVAIDEASIYSERREAQAMVDLAAITAASNINNVNTAVVTTLTDNGMPGVVVQASGQTIPPAVGKTVVTVTQGRYASTTTNVTQRFQAGVTPYNAVRVTLAKVPARYFASSLIPTPVIGTQATASMTPQATFSVGSRLLSVNGGILNALLSGLLGGNISLSVMDYNGLISADVSVLSFISALATQLNITAGTYSDVLASKATVGQIATAMANVPGLGNTAKVALQTIASKSTSTVKIPLSSLVDLGSVGSLGLGQQPSGLGVDASAMGMLTAAAVLANGTNQAAVDLGATIPGLLSTKLNIAIGQPPQSSPWLAVDGIGSVVRTAQTRIKLTASVGVGTPGLGGGISLLAVNLPLNVEVAYAEAKLTDISCPTGPSSISVSIAAHPGVAQLNLANSNNPSGFADFSQPQTFTDADIADVSLHLLLINIPLIQVMGSAATAITNNSPQTLTFNATDIANKTVKTVSTRNISQSLTTSLVNNLSLSANVLGLGIDLSSLLGTVKPAVVTLLNTVTAPVDDLLYNVLSALGVGVGQADVRVTGATCGRAVLVQ; this is encoded by the coding sequence ATGCTGCAGCGGGCGGGCAAGGGCATCAGCCGGCTTGCACGGTCGATGGCGGGCGACAGAAAGGCGAACTTTGCCGTCATGACCGCGCTGAGCGCGCCGGTCGCGCTGGCACTTGCCGCGGTGGCCATCGATGAAGCTTCCATCTACTCCGAGCGTCGGGAAGCCCAGGCGATGGTCGATCTGGCGGCGATCACCGCAGCCTCGAACATCAACAATGTCAACACGGCGGTCGTCACCACGCTCACCGACAACGGCATGCCGGGTGTCGTCGTTCAAGCCTCGGGCCAGACCATTCCTCCGGCCGTCGGCAAGACGGTGGTGACGGTCACGCAAGGCCGATATGCCTCGACGACCACCAATGTCACCCAGCGCTTCCAGGCGGGCGTGACACCCTACAATGCGGTGCGTGTCACGCTGGCGAAAGTCCCCGCCCGCTATTTCGCGAGCTCGCTCATCCCCACTCCGGTCATCGGCACCCAAGCCACGGCCAGCATGACGCCGCAGGCGACATTCTCGGTGGGGTCGAGACTGCTCAGCGTCAATGGCGGCATCCTCAATGCTTTGCTGAGTGGGCTTCTCGGCGGCAACATCTCGCTCAGTGTCATGGACTATAACGGGCTGATCTCGGCCGATGTCAGCGTGTTGTCCTTCATCAGCGCCCTCGCCACACAGTTGAACATCACGGCCGGCACCTATTCGGATGTGCTGGCATCGAAAGCGACCGTCGGCCAGATCGCCACCGCTATGGCCAACGTCCCTGGCCTCGGCAACACGGCCAAGGTCGCCCTGCAGACCATCGCCTCCAAATCGACCAGCACAGTCAAGATCCCGCTCAGCAGCCTTGTCGATCTCGGCTCTGTCGGCAGCCTGGGGCTCGGGCAACAGCCTTCCGGCCTCGGCGTCGACGCAAGCGCCATGGGAATGCTGACCGCCGCCGCCGTGCTCGCCAACGGCACCAACCAGGCCGCGGTCGATCTCGGCGCCACCATCCCGGGACTGCTCTCGACCAAGCTCAACATCGCCATCGGGCAGCCGCCGCAATCCTCGCCCTGGCTGGCGGTCGATGGCATCGGCAGTGTCGTGCGGACCGCCCAGACGCGCATCAAGCTGACGGCCTCCGTCGGTGTCGGCACGCCGGGCCTCGGCGGCGGCATCAGCCTGCTTGCCGTCAACCTGCCGCTCAATGTCGAAGTCGCCTATGCCGAAGCCAAGCTGACCGACATCTCCTGTCCGACAGGGCCTTCCAGCATCAGCGTTTCCATCGCCGCACATCCGGGTGTTGCCCAGCTGAACCTGGCTAACAGCAACAATCCCTCCGGCTTCGCCGATTTCAGCCAGCCGCAGACCTTCACCGATGCCGACATCGCGGATGTGAGCCTTCATCTGTTGCTGATCAACATCCCGCTGATCCAGGTGATGGGGTCGGCCGCGACCGCGATCACCAACAACAGCCCGCAGACCCTGACCTTCAACGCGACCGACATCGCCAACAAGACGGTGAAAACCGTATCGACGCGCAACATCTCGCAGTCGCTCACCACGTCGCTGGTCAACAACCTTTCGCTTTCGGCCAACGTGCTTGGTCTCGGTATCGACCTAAGCTCCCTGCTCGGAACGGTCAAACCGGCAGTGGTGACCCTGCTCAACACCGTAACGGCGCCCGTAGACGACTTGCTCTACAATGTGCTGTCCGCCCTGGGTGTCGGCGTCGGCCAGGCCGATGTGCGCGTCACCGGAGCGACCTGCGGACGGGCGGTGCTCGTTCAGTAA
- a CDS encoding TadE/TadG family type IV pilus assembly protein: protein MVQNLISRLRRHAFRTDNSGTSAVEFALLSPIFILLLLGMVAYGIYFGAANSIQQIAADAARTAIAGLNQTERQTLVAAFLTNNAGGYPFVDASKLTYQANDSVADGSQFVVSISYDARNLPIWNLFPGIAMPGTTIKRQSTIRVGGI, encoded by the coding sequence ATGGTTCAGAACCTCATTTCCAGGCTCCGAAGGCACGCGTTCCGAACAGACAATTCGGGAACCTCAGCGGTCGAATTCGCCCTGCTATCGCCGATTTTTATCCTCCTTCTACTCGGAATGGTTGCGTACGGTATCTATTTTGGTGCAGCCAACTCGATCCAGCAGATCGCGGCGGACGCCGCCCGGACGGCGATAGCCGGGTTGAATCAAACCGAGCGGCAGACGCTCGTGGCCGCCTTCCTCACCAACAATGCCGGTGGCTACCCCTTCGTGGACGCCAGTAAGCTTACCTACCAGGCCAATGACAGCGTGGCTGACGGCAGCCAGTTCGTGGTGTCGATCTCCTACGATGCGCGCAACCTGCCGATCTGGAATCTCTTCCCGGGCATAGCCATGCCGGGGACCACCATCAAGCGTCAGTCAACGATCAGGGTTGGGGGCATCTGA
- a CDS encoding peptide ABC transporter substrate-binding protein, protein MLKNMLKATVFATTMAVAAGAFYSPAFAESVYNRGTAAESESVDPHKTSTVYEANVLRDLFQGLVMQDQKANLIPGAAESWTVSDDGTVYTFKLRKDGTWSDGSPVTADDFVYAFHRLEDPATGAEYASMLYPVKGAEDFNTKKGKPEDMGVKAIDATTLEVTLKAPTPYFLEMLTHQATYPVSKASIEKLGADWIKPGKLVSNGAYTLAEWVPNDHMKLVKNPKFWDAATVKFDVVNYIPTEDRSSAMKRFEAGELDSYDDLPTEQLADLKTKFGDQIHVGPYLGTYYYAIKTDKAPWNNPELRTAISMAIDRDFIAEKVWQNSMLPGYSMVPPGIEGYTPAMAKYAEMPQIDREDAAKKILEKLGYTPEHPLKMEIRYNTSENHKNTAVAIQEQLKPLGVDVTLLNTDTKTHYSFLEQKGDYDVARAAWIADYKDPETFLGISRKASGNNYSNYNSPAYEAAMDKAAAAGGKPEERMKELSEAERILVDDVGQIPLLYYSYHDIVSSKLHGFVDNVMDVHPSRFVSKD, encoded by the coding sequence ATGCTGAAAAACATGCTGAAGGCGACGGTATTCGCCACCACCATGGCGGTAGCCGCCGGCGCATTCTACTCGCCGGCGTTCGCCGAGAGCGTCTACAACAGGGGCACCGCCGCTGAATCGGAATCGGTCGACCCGCACAAGACCTCGACGGTCTATGAAGCCAATGTGCTGCGCGACCTGTTCCAGGGACTGGTCATGCAGGACCAGAAGGCAAACCTCATTCCTGGCGCCGCCGAAAGCTGGACGGTGTCGGATGACGGCACCGTCTACACCTTCAAGCTGCGCAAGGACGGCACGTGGTCTGACGGCAGCCCGGTGACGGCGGACGACTTCGTCTACGCCTTCCATCGGCTGGAGGACCCTGCGACCGGGGCCGAATACGCCTCGATGCTGTACCCGGTGAAGGGTGCGGAGGATTTCAACACCAAGAAGGGCAAGCCTGAGGACATGGGCGTCAAGGCGATCGACGCCACCACCCTGGAAGTGACGCTCAAAGCGCCGACGCCTTACTTCCTGGAGATGCTGACCCACCAGGCGACCTATCCGGTCAGCAAGGCCTCGATTGAAAAGCTCGGCGCCGACTGGATCAAGCCCGGCAAGCTCGTCTCGAACGGCGCCTATACGCTGGCCGAATGGGTTCCCAACGACCACATGAAGCTGGTCAAGAATCCGAAATTCTGGGATGCGGCGACCGTCAAGTTCGACGTGGTCAACTACATCCCGACCGAAGACCGCTCATCGGCGATGAAGCGCTTCGAGGCAGGCGAACTCGACAGCTATGACGATCTGCCGACCGAACAGCTCGCCGACCTCAAGACCAAGTTCGGCGACCAGATCCATGTCGGCCCGTATCTCGGCACCTACTACTATGCGATCAAGACCGACAAGGCGCCGTGGAACAATCCTGAACTGCGTACCGCCATCTCGATGGCGATCGACCGCGACTTCATCGCCGAAAAAGTCTGGCAAAACTCCATGCTGCCCGGCTATTCGATGGTGCCTCCCGGCATCGAGGGCTACACGCCGGCAATGGCCAAATACGCCGAAATGCCGCAGATCGACCGCGAGGACGCGGCCAAGAAAATCCTCGAGAAACTCGGCTACACGCCCGAACATCCGCTGAAGATGGAAATCCGCTACAACACCTCGGAGAACCACAAGAACACCGCTGTGGCCATCCAGGAGCAGCTGAAGCCGCTTGGCGTCGACGTCACGCTGCTCAACACCGACACCAAGACGCACTACTCCTTCCTCGAGCAGAAGGGCGACTATGACGTGGCGCGTGCCGCCTGGATCGCCGACTACAAGGATCCGGAAACCTTCCTCGGCATCTCGCGCAAGGCGAGCGGCAACAACTACTCGAACTACAACAGCCCGGCCTATGAAGCGGCCATGGACAAGGCAGCCGCCGCCGGCGGCAAGCCCGAGGAGCGCATGAAGGAGCTCTCCGAGGCCGAGCGCATTCTCGTCGACGACGTCGGCCAGATCCCACTGCTTTACTACAGCTACCACGACATCGTGTCCTCGAAGCTGCATGGCTTCGTCGACAATGTGATGGATGTCCATCCGTCGCGTTTCGTCAGCAAGGATTGA
- a CDS encoding ABC transporter permease subunit, which translates to MLRYVFRRLLTAIPTLFVIVTMAFFLMRVAPGGPFNQERGLSPEIRANLEAQFGLNDPLWLQYVHYLGNLLRGNFGPSYNMPDFTVTELFAKGLPISVQLGASALILALLLGSVLGTIAALNQNKLGDYTVIALATAGSTIPTFVIAPVIQLLFGLTWKLLPIGGWGDGAFINKVGPVLTLALPQIAIVARLMRGSMIESLRSHHIRTARALGLSDWSVVVKHALRGAILPIVSFTGPAAAALLTGSVIVETIFSIPGVGRYFVDAALNRDYTLVMGTVVVIAIFTIVFNLIVDVMYAVVDPRVRYD; encoded by the coding sequence ATGCTGCGATACGTATTCCGGCGGCTTTTGACCGCCATACCGACGCTGTTCGTCATCGTGACGATGGCGTTCTTCCTGATGCGCGTCGCGCCAGGCGGGCCATTCAACCAGGAGCGGGGGCTGAGCCCTGAGATCAGGGCCAACCTTGAAGCCCAGTTCGGCCTCAACGATCCGCTCTGGCTGCAATATGTCCACTATCTCGGCAATCTCTTGCGCGGGAATTTCGGCCCAAGCTACAACATGCCGGATTTCACCGTCACCGAACTGTTCGCCAAGGGCCTGCCCATTTCGGTGCAGCTCGGCGCTTCGGCGCTGATCCTGGCGCTGCTGCTCGGTTCCGTGCTCGGCACCATTGCCGCGCTCAACCAGAACAAGCTTGGCGACTATACGGTGATTGCGCTGGCGACGGCCGGCAGCACTATCCCGACCTTCGTCATTGCGCCGGTGATCCAGCTTCTCTTCGGGCTGACCTGGAAGCTCCTGCCGATCGGCGGCTGGGGCGATGGCGCCTTCATCAACAAAGTCGGCCCGGTGCTGACGCTTGCCTTGCCGCAGATCGCCATCGTCGCCCGCCTCATGCGCGGCTCGATGATCGAATCGCTGCGCTCCCACCACATCCGCACCGCCCGCGCGCTCGGCCTTTCCGACTGGTCGGTGGTGGTCAAGCACGCCTTGCGCGGCGCCATCCTGCCGATCGTTTCGTTCACCGGCCCGGCGGCGGCGGCCCTATTGACCGGCTCCGTCATCGTCGAGACGATCTTCTCCATTCCCGGCGTCGGCCGCTACTTCGTCGATGCGGCGCTCAACCGCGACTACACGCTGGTGATGGGAACGGTGGTGGTGATCGCCATCTTCACCATCGTGTTCAATCTGATCGTCGACGTCATGTACGCAGTCGTCGACCCGAGGGTGCGCTATGACTGA
- a CDS encoding ABC transporter permease: MTDIAATAPAIVGRSLWGDAWARLKANRAAMFSLYYLALIGLVSVFGPWFVPHQYTTIYADYVRMPPSLSAYPKPDMIESALNDAIKRMRVDIKEWHQEGDHVFVTVKSTKPIDDRNIRYLDRSDAFDDTKIESKSPDGLEVTMSASVKQQYFLFGTDNTGRDLLSRTLMAGRISLAIGLLAGVVAVVIGVIYGAAAGFSGGKIDEVMMRIVDVLYSLPFIFFVIMLVVFFGRNFVLMFLAVGAVLWLDMARIVRGQALSIRRQEYVQAAEAMGVGQRGILLRHVIPNLLGPVVIYMTLLVPQVIILESFLSFLGLGVQEPMTSWGVLISVGAKNIGTANWLLLFPAFFLVSTLFALNFVGDGLRDALDPRDR; this comes from the coding sequence ATGACTGACATCGCAGCCACTGCTCCCGCTATCGTCGGCCGCTCGCTATGGGGCGATGCCTGGGCGCGCCTCAAGGCCAACCGCGCCGCCATGTTCAGCCTCTACTACCTCGCCCTGATCGGGCTCGTCAGCGTGTTTGGCCCCTGGTTCGTGCCGCATCAGTACACGACCATCTATGCCGACTATGTGCGCATGCCGCCAAGCCTGTCAGCCTATCCGAAGCCCGACATGATCGAGTCCGCGCTCAATGATGCGATCAAGCGCATGCGGGTCGATATCAAGGAATGGCACCAGGAGGGCGATCACGTCTTCGTCACGGTCAAGTCGACCAAGCCGATCGATGACCGCAACATCCGCTACCTCGACCGCTCCGACGCCTTTGACGACACCAAGATCGAGAGCAAGTCGCCCGACGGTCTCGAAGTGACGATGAGCGCGTCGGTCAAGCAGCAATATTTCCTGTTCGGCACCGACAACACAGGCCGCGATCTGCTCTCGCGCACGCTGATGGCCGGGCGCATCTCGCTGGCCATCGGCCTGCTCGCCGGCGTCGTGGCGGTGGTGATCGGGGTGATCTACGGCGCCGCCGCCGGTTTCTCCGGCGGCAAGATCGACGAGGTGATGATGCGCATCGTCGATGTGCTCTACTCCTTGCCGTTCATCTTCTTCGTCATCATGCTGGTGGTGTTCTTCGGCCGCAACTTCGTGCTGATGTTCCTGGCCGTGGGGGCAGTGCTGTGGCTCGACATGGCGCGCATCGTGCGCGGCCAGGCGCTGTCGATCCGCCGCCAGGAATATGTCCAGGCGGCGGAGGCCATGGGCGTCGGCCAGCGCGGCATCCTGTTGCGCCATGTCATCCCCAATTTGCTGGGTCCGGTGGTGATCTACATGACCTTGCTGGTGCCGCAGGTCATCATCCTGGAGAGTTTCCTGTCGTTCCTCGGTCTTGGCGTGCAGGAGCCGATGACCAGTTGGGGCGTGCTGATCTCGGTCGGCGCCAAGAATATCGGTACCGCCAACTGGCTGCTCCTGTTCCCCGCCTTCTTCCTCGTCTCGACGCTGTTTGCGCTGAATTTCGTCGGCGACGGCCTGCGCGACGCGCTTGACCCAAGGGATCGATAA
- a CDS encoding ABC transporter ATP-binding protein: MATPETILSVKDLRVRFRTLDGAVEAVKGINIHVNAGETVAVVGESGSGKSQTMMAAMSLLASNGEATGSVDYRGRNLLTLSKSDLNKVRGAKISMIFQEPMTSLDPLYSIGNQLIEPIRRHRGLNAAEAREEALKLLRLVHIPDPERRMKSYPHEMSGGQRQRVMIAMALANDPDILIADEPTTALDVTIQAQILMLLAELQRKLGMAIVFITHDLGIVRRFADRVYVMRQGEVVEEGEAGAIFANPQHAYTKMLLAAEPTGSKAAPPANAPVVLEGRHVEVTFKIGGGFLAGEPLMLRAVDDISIRLQRNQTIGIVGESGSGKSTLGRALLRLLPSDGLIRFGDRDISTADRQAMRPLRRQMQLVFQDPFGSLSPRMTVGQVITEGLLVHEPNLSGKQRDQRAVEALREVGLDPNARNRYPHEFSGGQRQRIAIARAMILKPKMVVLDEPTSALDRSVQKQIVELLRKLQADHELSYLFISHDLSVVRAMADYIIVMKQGKIVEEGPTEAIFSNPQHVYTQTLMAAAIDVTRFRLSA, from the coding sequence ATGGCCACTCCCGAAACGATCCTCAGCGTCAAGGACCTGCGCGTCCGCTTCCGCACGCTAGACGGCGCGGTCGAAGCGGTGAAGGGCATCAACATCCACGTCAATGCGGGCGAAACCGTCGCCGTGGTTGGTGAGTCCGGCTCCGGCAAGAGCCAGACCATGATGGCGGCGATGAGCCTGCTCGCCTCGAATGGTGAGGCCACGGGCAGCGTCGACTATCGCGGCCGCAACCTGCTGACGCTGAGCAAATCCGACCTGAACAAGGTGCGCGGCGCCAAGATCAGCATGATCTTCCAGGAGCCGATGACCTCGCTCGATCCGCTCTATTCGATCGGCAATCAGCTGATCGAACCGATCCGCCGGCATCGCGGCCTGAATGCCGCCGAAGCACGCGAAGAGGCGCTCAAGCTCTTGCGGCTGGTGCACATTCCCGATCCGGAGCGGCGGATGAAGTCCTACCCGCACGAAATGTCCGGCGGCCAGCGCCAGCGGGTGATGATCGCCATGGCGCTGGCCAACGATCCCGACATCCTGATCGCCGACGAGCCGACCACGGCGCTCGACGTGACCATCCAGGCGCAGATCCTGATGCTGCTGGCCGAATTGCAGCGCAAGCTCGGCATGGCCATCGTCTTCATCACCCACGATCTAGGCATCGTCCGGCGCTTCGCCGACCGGGTCTATGTCATGCGCCAGGGCGAGGTGGTCGAGGAAGGCGAGGCGGGAGCGATCTTCGCCAACCCGCAGCACGCCTATACGAAGATGCTGCTTGCGGCCGAGCCGACGGGAAGCAAGGCGGCGCCGCCCGCCAATGCACCCGTGGTGCTCGAAGGCAGGCATGTCGAAGTCACATTCAAGATCGGCGGCGGGTTTCTGGCCGGCGAGCCGCTGATGCTGCGCGCCGTCGACGACATTTCGATCCGGCTGCAGCGCAACCAGACCATCGGCATTGTCGGCGAATCCGGCTCGGGCAAATCGACGCTCGGCCGCGCTCTGCTGCGGCTGCTGCCGAGCGATGGTTTGATTCGTTTCGGCGATCGCGACATTTCCACAGCCGACCGCCAGGCGATGCGGCCGCTGCGGCGCCAGATGCAACTCGTCTTCCAGGATCCGTTCGGCTCGCTGTCGCCGCGCATGACCGTCGGTCAGGTCATCACCGAAGGGCTGCTGGTGCATGAGCCAAATCTTTCGGGAAAGCAGCGCGATCAGCGCGCGGTCGAGGCTTTGCGGGAAGTCGGCCTCGATCCCAACGCCCGCAACCGCTACCCGCACGAATTCTCCGGCGGCCAGCGGCAGCGCATCGCCATTGCCCGCGCCATGATCCTGAAGCCAAAGATGGTCGTGCTGGACGAGCCGACCTCGGCGCTCGATCGCTCGGTGCAGAAACAGATCGTCGAACTCTTGCGCAAGCTGCAGGCGGACCATGAACTGTCCTACCTCTTCATCAGCCATGATCTTTCGGTTGTGCGCGCCATGGCCGATTACATCATCGTCATGAAACAGGGCAAGATCGTCGAGGAGGGGCCGACCGAAGCGATCTTCAGCAACCCCCAGCACGTCTACACGCAGACGCTGATGGCTGCGGCGATCGATGTGACGCGGTTCCGACTGAGCGCCTGA
- a CDS encoding NmrA/HSCARG family protein — protein sequence MTSKRSILVTGATGQQGGAVARALLSRGHRVKALTRKPDSDAARQLAAAGAEVVAGDLADAASIVQAAKDVDTMFLMGNSYEAGLEEETRQGILAADAAKAAGIGHLIYSSVADADKQTGIPHFESKYLVEQHVRQLGIPHTISAPVAFMENAIAPWSTGALSQGTLAFAMPPKRVLQLVALADIGAFVAALAERRDEVFGKRYDFAGDELSGEEQAKILTEAIGRPIRYQEIPIAAARQQSEDAALMFEWFDRVGYDVDIAALHRQFPEVRWHGFAHWARAFDWSASGLRGES from the coding sequence ATGACCAGCAAACGAAGCATTCTTGTGACCGGCGCCACAGGCCAGCAAGGCGGCGCCGTTGCGCGTGCCCTGCTGTCCAGGGGCCATCGCGTCAAGGCTTTGACGCGCAAGCCGGACAGCGATGCCGCACGGCAACTGGCCGCGGCGGGCGCCGAGGTCGTGGCCGGCGATCTTGCCGACGCAGCCTCCATCGTGCAGGCCGCGAAAGACGTCGACACCATGTTCCTGATGGGTAACAGCTACGAGGCCGGACTTGAGGAGGAGACCCGTCAGGGGATCCTTGCCGCCGATGCAGCGAAGGCCGCCGGCATCGGACACCTGATCTATTCATCCGTGGCCGACGCCGACAAGCAGACCGGAATTCCGCATTTCGAAAGCAAGTATCTGGTCGAACAGCATGTCAGGCAGCTTGGCATTCCCCATACGATCAGCGCGCCGGTCGCCTTCATGGAGAACGCCATCGCGCCGTGGTCAACCGGCGCGCTCAGCCAAGGCACTCTTGCCTTCGCCATGCCGCCGAAGCGTGTCCTCCAACTGGTTGCGCTGGCGGATATCGGCGCCTTCGTCGCCGCGCTCGCGGAGCGGCGGGATGAGGTATTCGGCAAGCGCTATGATTTCGCCGGGGACGAATTGTCCGGCGAGGAGCAGGCGAAAATCCTAACCGAGGCCATCGGCCGTCCGATCCGGTATCAGGAGATCCCGATCGCTGCTGCCCGCCAGCAGAGCGAGGACGCGGCACTGATGTTCGAGTGGTTCGACCGTGTCGGTTACGACGTCGATATCGCTGCCTTGCACAGGCAATTTCCCGAGGTGCGGTGGCACGGTTTTGCCCACTGGGCGCGCGCGTTCGACTGGAGCGCCAGCGGCCTGCGCGGCGAAAGCTGA
- a CDS encoding LysR family transcriptional regulator, producing the protein MVDLNDVVVFARVVEAGSFTAAARLLAMPKTTVSRRVAALEREVGVRLLQRTTRSLNLTDAGRLYYEQSSQGLRTIEEANLRLAEARAEPSGTIRISAPVGFGGHFLIRAVVDFLALYPKTNVELRLTDDKLNLIEDGIDLAFRTGRLEDSTLIARKLGSTHRLLCASHDYLARYGIPEGPADLARHRCVIAGPSASGAHWVLDGPQGQETVVVAGRFAANEMQAVAAAALAGFGIAQLPQPMADGLINEGRLRRVLDGYTTPAGGLHVLFPSSRHLSPLVKAFIDLAVERISNRANTA; encoded by the coding sequence ATGGTCGATCTCAACGATGTCGTCGTGTTTGCCCGCGTCGTCGAAGCCGGTAGCTTCACCGCTGCCGCGCGCCTGCTGGCCATGCCCAAGACGACCGTCAGCCGCCGTGTCGCCGCGCTTGAGCGCGAGGTCGGAGTGCGGCTGCTGCAGCGCACCACACGCAGCCTCAACCTGACGGATGCCGGGCGTCTCTACTATGAGCAAAGCAGCCAGGGGCTGCGGACGATCGAGGAGGCGAACCTTCGTCTTGCGGAGGCAAGGGCGGAGCCTTCGGGCACGATCCGCATTTCGGCCCCGGTTGGTTTTGGCGGTCACTTCCTCATCCGCGCCGTGGTCGACTTTCTGGCTCTGTACCCGAAGACCAATGTCGAGTTGCGCCTCACCGACGACAAGCTCAACCTGATCGAGGACGGCATCGACCTTGCCTTCCGCACCGGAAGGCTTGAGGATTCGACGCTCATCGCCCGCAAGCTGGGTTCCACGCACAGGCTGCTCTGCGCCAGCCATGACTATCTCGCACGCTACGGGATTCCGGAAGGCCCGGCCGATCTTGCCCGCCATCGATGCGTCATCGCGGGTCCGTCGGCCTCAGGCGCTCATTGGGTGCTGGATGGACCACAAGGCCAGGAAACTGTCGTGGTCGCCGGGCGCTTCGCCGCCAATGAGATGCAGGCGGTGGCGGCGGCCGCGCTCGCCGGTTTCGGCATCGCCCAATTGCCGCAGCCGATGGCCGACGGGCTGATCAACGAGGGGCGGTTGCGGCGCGTTCTCGACGGCTACACGACGCCGGCCGGCGGCCTGCACGTTCTCTTTCCCAGCAGCCGGCACCTTTCACCCCTGGTTAAGGCCTTCATCGACCTGGCGGTCGAGCGGATTTCCAATCGGGCAAACACGGCTTAA